In Cyanobacterium stanieri LEGE 03274, one genomic interval encodes:
- a CDS encoding ArsR/SmtB family transcription factor codes for MTITEVADQSTIKKGFHALSDSIRIEVLDLLKTQELCVCELLEVLNISQSKLSFHLKTLKEAGLVRTRQEGRWIYYSLNLSQLVLLEQYLADFRRMASLVPARKCCD; via the coding sequence ATGACCATTACAGAAGTAGCAGATCAATCCACCATTAAAAAAGGCTTTCATGCCTTATCTGACTCCATTAGAATTGAGGTATTAGATTTATTAAAGACTCAGGAATTGTGTGTTTGTGAGTTGTTGGAAGTTTTAAATATCAGTCAGTCTAAGTTATCTTTTCACCTTAAAACCCTCAAAGAAGCTGGTTTGGTAAGGACTCGTCAAGAGGGGAGATGGATTTATTACAGTTTAAATTTATCTCAATTGGTACTTTTAGAACAATATTTGGCGGATTTTCGTCGTATGGCTTCCCTTGTTCCTGCTCGGAAATGTTGTGATTAA
- the carA gene encoding glutamine-hydrolyzing carbamoyl-phosphate synthase small subunit: protein MSILQTTKAILVLADGTSYTGYSFGAKGTTFGEVVFNTGMTGYQEVLTDPSYSGQIVTFTYPELGNTGVNPEDEESYKPHVKGAIARNLCKRPSNWRSTESLQDYLTRHKVIGIYGIDTRDLTRRLRSSGAMNGAISTDILNPEELLMELQKVPSMAGLNLVKDITTKAVYEWSEPTDKEWEFSPRANLSDGETFRVVAVDFGVKRNILRRLASYGCKVIVVPANTPAEDILKHNPDGIFLSNGPGDPAAVAEGIATAKALLEAQKPTFGICMGHQILGLSLGAETFKLKFGHRGLNQPAGLSQKVEITSQNHGFAVTEESLGADVEITHLNLNDRTVAGLKHKTLPFFSVQYHPEASPGPHDADYLFEQFVKLMRDYKKS from the coding sequence ATGTCTATTTTACAAACCACAAAAGCGATTTTAGTGTTGGCTGATGGTACATCCTACACGGGTTATTCTTTTGGAGCGAAGGGAACAACTTTTGGGGAGGTTGTCTTTAATACGGGAATGACTGGTTATCAGGAAGTGTTAACAGATCCTAGTTATTCTGGGCAAATTGTTACTTTTACTTATCCCGAATTGGGGAATACGGGGGTTAATCCTGAGGATGAGGAATCCTATAAACCCCATGTCAAAGGTGCGATCGCCCGTAACCTATGTAAACGTCCTAGTAATTGGCGTTCCACCGAATCCCTACAGGACTATTTAACCCGTCATAAAGTAATTGGTATTTATGGCATTGACACCCGGGATTTAACCCGTCGTTTGCGCTCATCAGGGGCAATGAATGGGGCAATTTCCACAGATATATTAAACCCAGAAGAATTGTTAATGGAGTTACAAAAAGTTCCCTCCATGGCAGGATTAAACCTCGTCAAAGACATTACCACCAAAGCAGTTTATGAGTGGAGCGAACCCACAGACAAAGAATGGGAATTTAGCCCCCGTGCCAATTTGAGTGATGGGGAAACCTTTAGAGTGGTTGCCGTTGACTTTGGGGTAAAACGTAATATTTTACGTCGTTTAGCCAGTTATGGTTGTAAAGTCATTGTCGTTCCCGCTAATACCCCCGCAGAAGATATTCTCAAACATAACCCTGACGGTATTTTCCTATCCAACGGGCCAGGAGATCCCGCAGCCGTTGCCGAAGGTATTGCCACCGCTAAGGCTTTACTAGAAGCCCAAAAACCCACTTTTGGTATTTGTATGGGACATCAAATTTTGGGGCTTTCCTTGGGGGCAGAAACCTTTAAATTAAAATTTGGTCATCGTGGCTTAAACCAACCCGCCGGATTAAGCCAAAAGGTAGAAATTACCAGTCAAAATCACGGTTTTGCGGTGACAGAAGAATCTTTGGGGGCTGATGTAGAGATAACCCACCTCAATTTGAACGATCGCACCGTAGCAGGTTTAAAACATAAAACCTTACCTTTTTTCTCTGTACAATATCACCCTGAAGCCAGTCCGGGGCCCCACGATGCAGACTATTTGTTTGAACAGTTTGTTAAATTAATGCGAGACTATAAAAAATCATAA